Proteins encoded together in one Ogataea parapolymorpha DL-1 chromosome III, whole genome shotgun sequence window:
- a CDS encoding Protein SOF1 codes for MKIKTISRSSDTYVPVRNTQESSLPRNLDPSLHPFERAREYTKALTATKLERMFAQPFIGQLGNGHRDGVYSIAKNFRSVNKIATGSGDGVIKYWDLTTRDELYSFKAHYGMCSGLVVTPTHKLLSCGHDKTIKLWKVYDENFTKEEDESESSTQGLEKTFLGEHAFQSLDHHYNDSLFVTGGATINLWDVNRSRPVSDLSWGADNITTVRFNQTETSVFASAGSDNSLILYDIRTNSPTQKIKTSMRSNALCWNPMEAYVFASASEDHNAYLWDMRNMSRSINVFKDHVSAVMDVDFSPTGQEIVTGSYDKTIRIFGYRKGHSRDIYHTKRMQHVFITKFSMDSKYIFSGSDEGNVRLWRAKANERAGPKSTRLRNKLEYDEKLKERYGNMPEIRRIQRHRHLPAVVKKAGEIKRIEIESQKRRENNERRHSKNKQYKSEREKHIVGQVHKQ; via the coding sequence ATGAAGATCAAGACCATCTCAAGATCGTCGGACACTTATGTGCCCGTTCGAAATACCCAGGAAAGTTCTCTGCCCCGTAACTTGGACCCCTCTCTGCATCCATTTGAGCGGGCGCGAGAATATACAAAGGCGTTGACGGCCACTAAACTCGAGCGCATGTTTGCACAACCATTTATAGGACAACTGGGCAACGGACATCGTGACGGTGTGTACTCAATTGCCAAGAACTTCCGCAGTGTTAATAAGATTGCCACCGGTTCTGGAGATGGTGTCATCAAATATTGGGATTTAACAACAAGGGATGAGTTGTATAGTTTCAAGGCTCACTATGGTATGTGTTCTGGGCTAGTTGTCACCCCAACCCACAAGCTTCTATCTTGTGGACATGACAAGACGATCAAACTGTGGAAAGTTTACGACGAGAACTTTACAAAAGAAGAGGACGAGTCGGAATCCAGTACCCAGGGCCTGGAAAAGACTTTTTTGGGTGAGCATGCATTCCAGTCTTTGGACCATCATTACAACGATAGTTTGTTTGTCACCGGTGGAGCCACCATCAACTTATGGGATGTGAACAGAAGTCGTCCAGTGTCCGATTTGTCCTGGGGAGCAGACAATATCACCACCGTCAGATTTAATCAAACCGAAACCTCTGTGTTTGCTAGTGCTGGCTCGGACAACTCCTTAATTCTGTATGATATCCGCACAAATTCGCCTACGCAAAAGATAAAAACCAGCATGCGTTCGAACGCACTCTGCTGGAATCCAATGGAGGCGTACGTTTTTGCGTCCGCCAGTGAGGATCACAACGCATATTTATGGGATATGAGGAACATGTCGCGTTCTATTAATGTCTTTAAAGACCATGTTTCTGCAGTGATGGACGTTGATTTTTCGCCTACTGGTCAAGAGATTGTGACAGGATCATATGACAAAACGATTCGAATTTTTGGCTACAGAAAGGGACACTCAAGAGACATTTATCACACGAAAAGAATGCAACATGTCTTTATCACAAAGTTTTCGATGGATAGTAAGTACATTTTTTCGGGCTCTGATGAGGGCAATGTGCGGCTTTGGCGTGCCAAGGCTAACGAAAGAGCAGGTCCGAAGTCCACAAGACTCAGAAACAAACTGGAATATGACGAAAAATTAAAGGAGAGATATGGTAACATGCCTGAGATCAGAAGAATACAGAGACACAGACATCTCCCGGCAGTGGTCAAGAAAGCAggagaaatcaaaagaaTAGAGATCGAGAGTCAGAAGCGCCGTGAGAACAACGAGCGCAGACACTCCAAGAACAAACAATACAAGAGCGAAAGAGAAAAGCATATTGTTGGTCAGGTGCACAAACAATAG
- a CDS encoding 5-oxoprolinase has protein sequence MGTKMAGVRIAIDRGGTFTDCVGSWDSDSGKKDVIIKLLSVDPQNYPDANLEGIRRLMEIYTGEKIPRGEPLDTSRIQHLRLGTTVATNALLERKGERCALVTTQGFQDILRIGNQSRPHIFDLSIAKPDAIYESVVEIDERVTLEDFVEDPQRNYTAPNGADLVKGLSGETVRVLKRPNEDEIRSLLTVLYGTGVRSLAVCLLHSFTFPDHELLVGRIAEEVGFTHISLSHKLTPMIKLVPRANSSVADAYLTPEIKKYLSGFESGLKDGLASVARGKTSGVKCQFMQSDGGLVDASGFSGLRAILSGPAGGVVGYSKTCYDPKNKIPLIGFDMGGTSTDVSRFGDGKFDHVFETTTAGVTIQSPQLDINTVAAGGGSILDFKNGLMTVGPESASSHPGPACYRKGGPLTITDANLILGRLVPEYFPSIFGPNEDQPLDIEVAEKKFQEMTDKINAAHPHLPAMTIQQAAWGFLKVANETMARPVRQLTEAKGHVLAKHRLVSFGGAGGQCACDVAKLLNISVVLVHRFSSVLSAYGMALADVVEEVQEPSSYLLEDSTQSLLQARLEALKQQAATSLQAQGFKSEDISFEEYLNLRYQGTESGLMVVKGKDWDFKENFFALHKREFGFIFDKEIIVDDIRVRAIGKGLDRQEEYVDDQLQRLKSENRLAIVSKDKVQFVKKTFWGDEDLDTPVYRLEQLDVGTQIVGPAIVADGTQTNVIPPKATTTVLNAHLVIQLAEEKKSIATGDEEIVVEPVLLSIFGHRFMDIAEQMGISLQKTSVSVNVKERLDFSCALFDPHGNLVANAPHVPVHLGSMSTCVATQAKLWEGKLKPGDVLISNHPSAGGTHLPDITVITPAFDGDKIIFYVASRAHHADIGGILPGSMPPNSKELWEEGATFYSELLVRDGEFQMNKITKIMLEDPAKYPGSSGTRRLSDNISDLKAQVAANQKGISLIERLVDEFGLPTIIRYMTAIQENAKQTVSAMLDQLIEEHGEENLACTDYMDDGSAIQLQVRKDREDGKVVFDFTGTSPQAYNNFNAPRAIVFSAIIYCLRCLVDEDIPMNQGCLDPIKVVIPESSLLSPDDGCAVVGGNVCTSQRITDTILKAFHVMADSQGCCNNFTFGTGGNTPDGKYAQGFGYYETIAGGHGASAKWEGVSGVHTNMTNTRITDPEVFEKRYPIILREFSIREGSGGDGMHRGGDGVVRDVEFRVPVTASILSERRVIAPHGIAGGKDGARGVNLWIKKTKNSEGKESERIINIGGRSSVQVAAGDRIRILTPGGGGYGATNGESKKRAQRHGGHKFTFSGSLAARNRIQLEN, from the coding sequence ATGGGAACCAAAATGGCCGGTGTGAGAATCGCAATTGATAGAGGAGGAACCTTCACCGACTGTGTTGGTAGTTGGGACTCCGACTCCGGCAAGAAAGACGTCATTATCAAGCTCTTATCAGTGGATCCTCAGAACTATCCTGATGCAAATCTAGAAGGCATTAGAAGACTGATGGAGATTTATACTGGTGAGAAAATACCCCGTGGAGAGCCACTCGACACGTCCAGAATTCAGCATCTGCGTCTGGGTACCACCGTTGCTACCAATGCTCTTTTAGAGAGAAAAGGGGAGCGCTGCGCTTTGGTGACGACCCAAGGCTTCCAGGATATTCTCCGCATCGGTAATCAGTCCCGGCCACACATCTTTGACTTATCCATTGCCAAGCCTGATGCCATCTACGAGAGTGttgtcgagatcgacgagagAGTCACTTTGGAGGACTTTGTTGAAGATCCGCAAAGGAATTACACGGCACCAAATGGGGCTGACCTGGTCAAAGGTCTCTCTGGAGAGACTGTCCGCGTGCTTAAGAGGCCAAATGAGGACGAAATCAGAAGCTTGCTGACGGTCCTGTATGGAACTGGTGTCCGGTCTCTAGCCGTCTGTTTGCTTCATTCGTTCACCTTCCCAGACCATGAGCTTCTGGTTGGCAGAAttgctgaagaagttgGATTCACTCATATTTCGCTCTCACACAAGCTCACTCCAATGATCAAGCTTGTTCCAAGAGCCAACTCGTCTGTGGCAGATGCATATTTGACTCCAGAAATTAAGAAATACTTGTCTGGCTTCGAATCGGGCCTCAAAGACGGTTTAGCCAGCGTTGCACGCGGAAAGACGTCTGGCGTGAAATGCCAGTTCATGCAGTCGGACGGTGGTTTGGTCGACGCTTCTGGGTTTTCTGGTCTGAGAGCCATTTTATCTGGTCCAGCCGGAGGTGTTGTTGGCTACTCCAAGACCTGCTACGACCctaaaaataaaattcCTCTGATCGGTTTTGATATGGGTGGAACATCCACGGACGTTTCTCGGTTTGGAGACGGCAAGTTTGATCACGTTTTCGAGACCACCACTGCCGGCGTCACAATTCAGTCTCCACAGCTGGATATCAACACGgtggctgctggaggaggcagCATTCTTGATTTCAAAAATGGTCTCATGACGGTCGGCCCAGAGTCTGCTTCATCCCACCCGGGCCCTGCATGCTACCGCAAGGGTGGCCCGTTGACCATCACCGATGCtaatttgattttgggaAGACTCGTGCCAGAGTATTTCCCAAGCATTTTTGGGCCCAACGAAGACCAGCCACTGGATATAGAGGTTGCCGAAAAGAAATTTCAGGAAATGACAGACAAGATCAATGCCGCCCACCCACATCTTCCAGCGATGACCATCCAGCAGGCCGCATGGGGTTTCCTCAAGGTTGCCAACGAGACCATGGCCCGTCCAGTCCGCCAGCTGACAGAGGCTAAAGGTCACGTTCTTGCAAAACACAGACTGGTTTCTTTTGGaggtgctggtggacagTGTGCGTGCGACGTGGCaaagctgctcaacatctCTGTTGTGCTGGTGCACAGATTCTCTTCTGTTCTGTCGGCATACGGCATGGCGCTGGCTGACGTTGTCGAGGAGGTGCAGGAACCCTCCTCATATCTTCTTGAGGATAGCACCCAATCTTTGCTGCAGGCCCGTCTGGAAGCACTTAAGCAGCAGGCAGCAACATCTCTGCAGGCCCAAGGCTTCAAGAGTGAAGATATCTCGTTCGAAGAGTATTTGAACCTGAGATACCAGGGAACAGAGTCTGGACTCATGGTGGTTAAAGGCAAAGACTGGGACTTCAAAGAGAATTTCTTCGCCCTCCACAAGCGCGAGTTCGGGTTTATCTTCGACAAAGAAATCATTGTGGATGACATTCGTGTGAGAGCCATTGGAAAAGGACTTGACAGACAGGAAGAGTACGTGGATGACCAATTGCAGCGTCTCAAATCTGAAAACCGTCTGGCTATcgtttccaaagacaaaGTCCAGTTTGTCAAGAAAACATTCTGGGGTGACGAGGATCTAGACACTCCTGTGTACAGACTAGAACAGCTCGATGTTGGCACTCAGATCGTCGGACCTGCTATTGTCGCCGACGGTACCCAGACTAACGTGATTCCTCCTAAGGCTACGACTACCGTTCTGAACGCACACCTTGTTATCCAGTTAGCTGAAGAGAAGAAGTCTATTGCCACGGGTGACGAGGAGATTGTCGTGGAGCCTGTTCTGCTATCTATTTTTGGCCACAGGTTCATGGATATTGCTGAGCAAATGGGCATTTCGTTGCAAAAGACTTCGGTGTCTGTCAACGTCAAAGAGAGACTCGATTTCTCTTGCGCTTTATTCGATCCTCATGGGAATTTGGTTGCCAACGCGCCCCATGTTCCCGTCCACTTGGGATCGATGTCCACCTGTGTTGCTACCCAGGCCAAACTCTGGGAGGGAAAGCTGAAACCTGGCGATGTCCTTATTTCTAACCATCCTTCTGCTGGCGGAACGCATCTTCCGGACATCACGGTGATCACGCCAGCCTTCGACGGCGACAAGATCATATTTTACGTTGCTTCACGGGCACACCACGCAGACATCGGAGGAATTTTGCCAGGGTCCATGCCTCCAAACTCAAAGGAGCTGTGGGAAGAAGGTGCTACCTTCTACtctgagctgctggtgagaGACGGAGAGTTTCAAATGAACAAAATCACTAAGATTATGTTAGAGGATCCAGCCAAGTACCCCGGCAGCTCGGGAACCAGAAGATTGTCCGACAATATTTCCGATCTGAAAGCCCAGGTCGCGGCAAATCAAAAGGGTATTTCTCTCATCGAGCGTCTGGTGGACGAGTTCGGACTTCCTACCATCATCAGATACATGACCGCTATTCAGGAGAATGCCAAACAGACAGTTTCCGCTATGTTGGACCAGCTGATCGAAGAGCACGGCGAAGAGAATCTCGCTTGCACAGACTACATGGACGACGGCAGTGCGATTCAATTGCAAGTTCGCAAGGACCGCGAAGACGGCaaagttgtttttgatttcacAGGAACCTCTCCACAGGCCTACAACAACTTTAATGCTCCAAGAGCCATCGTTTTTTCTGCCATAATCTACTGTCTGCGGTGTcttgtggacgaggacatcCCGATGAACCAAGGATGTCTGGACCCTATCAAGGTGGTCATTCCTGAGAGCTCGCTCCTGTCTCCCGATGACGGTTGTGCTGTTGTTGGTGGAAACGTGTGCACGTCGCAACGTATCACAGACACAATACTGAAAGCTTTCCACGTGATGGCCGACTCCCAGGGATGTTGCAACAACTTCACCTTTGGTACTGGTGGAAACACTCCAGACGGGAAATATGCTCAGGGATTCGGATACTACGAGACCATTGCTGGTGGCCACGGAGCGTCTGCCAAATGGGAGGGAGTTTCTGGAGTCCACACGAACATGACCAACACCAGAATCACAGACCCTGAGGTTTTCGAGAAGAGGTACCCTATCATTCTGCGCGAGTTCTCTATTAGAGAGGGCTCCGGTGGTGATGGTATGCACAGAGGAGGTGATGGTGTCGTAAGAGATGTGGAATTTAGAGTCCCTGTCACGGCTTCTATTCTTTCTGAGAGACGAGTGATTGCGCCGCATGGAATTGCCGGCGGCAAGGACGGCGCCAGGGGCGTGAACCTATGGATaaagaagacgaaaaatAGCGAAGGTAAGGAGTCGGAGCGGATTATCAACATCGGTGGCCGCTCTTCTGTCCAGGTGGCAGCAGGAGACCGCATTCGAATTCTCACTCCCGGAGGAGGTGGGTACGGTGCTACCAATGGCGAGTCGAAAAAACGAGCCCAGCGGCACGGGGGCCACAAATTCACGTTTTCTGGGTCGCTGGCTGCGCGCAACAGAATTCAACTGGAAAATTAG
- a CDS encoding Para-aminobenzoate (PABA) synthase — MSILLVDSYDSFTYNLRHLVENATGAHVLTIHNDSYDLSREKESLDKLVGSVDAIVIGPGPGNPESARDVGIIPYLFESFPKTPILGICLGFQCLCLVHGCTLGYLKHPVHGQVSKITPVDKHSLFNGFDSAFDSVRYHSIYISKVTDDIIPLAYSEDQCLMAARHAQNPHFGVQYHPESVCSEMGGKIVSNFWALVEKRETVPIKDSHLLQTEPLIKHFKATSEYDYKYEKLPKVDILSACEQFSDLLLLNSAVSPGEWSIIGLPEPGKSLVVGNSREAGLSVGTWKGETKAHSDSMWSYICNHMSQRYYEPTIDDPELAKCPFVGGFIGFLSYEESVPLTVNKITVGPTPSTRLCFVDRFIVSNDMHTFVVSIRPGDHDWIQQAKDRLQSYQEISFLFSLKAKVEKPDKKSYEKSFNDCQKYLHTGDSYELCLTRQTKIHVAKSIAPWEIYKCMVKNNPSPYSCYLDFGDARLLSTSPERFLSWDNVLSQMRPIKGTVKKDSEMTYARACELLKIPKEIGENLMIVDLIRHDLYQMLQTVEVTKLMSVEEYHTVYQLVSVIEGQLQNSNYSGIDLLRHSLPPGSMTGAPKKRSVEILCDLEDRIPRGLYSGVCGYWSVNNHADWSVVIRSLFNYEDDLCSTETTRCFRCGAGGAITVLSTCEGEWDELNLKLDSVLKIFN; from the coding sequence ATGTCTATTCTTCTAGTGGACTCTTACGACTCGTTCACGTACAATCTGCGccaccttgttgaaaatGCAACAGGCGCACATGTGCTGACAATTCATAACGATTCATACGATCTTTCTCGTGAGAAGGAGAGTCTCGACAAATTAGTTGGATCAGTCGATGCTATCGTGATTGGTCCTGGGCCTGGAAATCCCGAATCTGCGCGAGATGTGGGCATCATTCCGTATCTCTTTGAATCCTTTCCCAAGACCCCGATTCTTGGAATTTGCCTCGGTTTCCAATGTTTATGTCTGGTGCATGGTTGCACGTTGGGGTATCTTAAGCACCCTGTCCATGGTCAGGTCAGCAAAATAACGCCAGTCGACAAACACTCCTTATTCAATGGTTTTGATTCTGCTTTCGATAGCGTGCGGTACCATTCAATCTATATTTCTAAGGTAACTGACGACATTATCCCACTCGCCTATTCGGAGGATCAATGTCTGATGGCAGCCAGACACGCCCAGAATCCtcattttggagtccagTATCACCCCGAATCCGTCTGCTCGGAGATGGGCGGCAAAATTGTATCGAACTTCTGGGCCTTGgtcgaaaaaagagaaaccGTTCCTATTAAAGACTCGCACCTTTTGCAGACAGAACCATTAATTAAGCATTTCAAGGCTACCTCGGAGTACGACTACAAGTATGAAAAACTACCCAAAGTCGACATCCTATCCGCATGCGAGCAATTTTCTGACCTGCTTTTACTGAACAGTGCCGTATCGCCGGGAGAATGGTCTATAATAGGGTTGCCCGAGCCAGGGAAGAGCCTGGTGGTTGGGAACTCTCGCGAAGCAGGATTGTCAGTTGGAACTTGGAAAGGAGAGACGAAGGCTCACTCAGACTCGATGTGGTCTTATATTTGCAACCATATGTCTCAGCGGTATTACGAGCCCACAATTGACGACCCAGAACTGGCAAAATGCCCGTTTGTTGGAGGATTTATTGGATTCTTGTCATACGAGGAATCTGTACCGCTAACAGTGAACAAAATCACTGTAGGACCGACTCCAAGCACGAGGCTATGTTTCGTGGACCGCTTCATTGTCAGCAACGACATGCACACGTTTGTGGTGTCTATTCGTCCGGGAGACCACGATTGGATACAGCAAGCAAAGGATCGGTTGCAAAGTTATCAGGAAATCAGCTTTTTATTTTCACTGAAAGCCAAAGTGGAAAAGCCAGACAAAAAAAGCTACGAAAAAAGCTTTAATGACTGCCAAAAGTACCTTCACACTGGCGACTCATACGAGTTATGTCTGACTCGGCAGACCAAAATACACGTTGCGAAGAGCATTGCGCCCTGGGAAATATACAAATGTATGGTGAAAAACAATCCCTCCCCATACTCATGCTACCTGGATTTTGGGGATGCAAGGCTTCTGTCGACCTCCCCCGAGCGGTTTCTCAGCTGGGATAACGTGCTGTCTCAGATGAGACCGATAAAGGGGACCGTGAAAAAGGACTCAGAAATGACTTACGCCAGAGCCtgcgagctgctgaaaataCCAAAGGAGATCGGAGAAAACCTCATGATTGTGGACCTGATCCGCCACGACCTCTACCAGATGCTGCAAACAGTCGAGGTTACGAAGCTCATGTCCGTTGAAGAGTACCACACTGTTTATCAGCTGGTTTCAGTTATTGAGGGCCAGCTGCAAAACAGCAACTACTCGGGGATAGATTTATTGAGACACTCTCTTCCGCCAGGATCGATGACAGGTGCACCGAAAAAACGGAGCGTAGAGATTCTTTGTGACCTTGAGGACAGAATCCCAAGAGGCTTGTATTCTGGAGTATGCGGATACTGGTCTGTGAATAACCATGCCGACTGGAGCGTGGTTATTCGTTCGCTGTTTAACTACGAAGACGATCTTTGCTCAACAGAGACGACCAGATGTTTCAGATGCGGTGCTGGCGGAGCAATTACAGTCCTAAGCACTTGCGAGGGCGAATGGGATGAGTTGAACCTGAAACTGGATAGTGTcttgaaaatatttaaCTAA
- a CDS encoding Cellular protein yields MQVDRPQTKQSSRKTKKAWRKNIDLDDIESGLEQRREELIQHGEALDSIDSEDLFFIDDEADEKVVKKMKRENVKLLKSQEILNQRSKVPGLETERHKRKIQGVDKKEVHKLMELAGKVQGVTKAQAAVSNEGLAKVTKIYDVWSEPESREQSPSLASYTPATKAPKTLSEPPIKVREVETLPHEGKSYNPSFESWQELIKTESFKESTKEEQKLALQEHQEKIQYLIENFDDDEVPEDDEQEEEEEEDASDVTKLSLNPAVKNKEKTKAQRNREQRHKERMKLETEMKELKQKIKELETLPELLSKESPSNVRTKQDKVAKEKKKLGTKHQPVEGLLEVKLSDELSDSLRKLKPEGNLLYDQMRALQSSGKVEARKPVKQKRKYAPKLTEKWTYKDFRG; encoded by the coding sequence ATGCAAGTAGATAGACCACAGACAAAacagagctcaaggaaaACTAAGAAAGCATGGAGAAAGAACATAGATCTAGATGATATTGAGTCAGGGCTTGAGCAGAGGCGTGAAGAGCTGATTCAACATGGTGAGGCTCTGGATAGTATTGATTCTGAAGACCTTTTTTTCATAGATGATGAAGCTGATGAgaaggtggtgaagaagatgaaaCGCGAAAACGTCAAGCTTCTTAAGTCGCAAGAAATTTTGAACCAACGATCTAAAGTGCCAGGTCTGGAGACAGAGAGGCATAAACGGAAAATTCAGGGAGTTGACAAGAAAGAAGTGCATAAATTGATGGAACTGGCTGGAAAAGTTCAAGGCGTGACTAAAGCCCAAGCAGCAGTGAGCAATGAGGGGCTGGCTAAGGTCACTAAAATCTATGATGTGTGGTCTGAACCTGAGTCTCGCGAGCAGAGTCCAAGTCTCGCAAGCTATACTCCAGCTACGAAAGCCCCTAAGACCCTATCGGAGCCTCCCATCAAGGTAAGAGAGGTGGAAACCCTTCCTCATGAAGGAAAGTCCTATAATCCATCTTTTGAGAGCTGGCAGGAACTGATCAAGACGGAATCATTCAAAGAAAGCACTAAGGAGGAGCAAAAATTAGCTTTGCAGGAGCACCAAGAGAAAATTCAGTACTTGATTGAGAATtttgacgatgatgagGTCCCGGAAGACGACGAAcaagaggaggaagaggaggaggatgcAAGTGACGTGACAAAATTGTCGCTAAATCCAGCTGTCAAAAACAAGGAGAAAACTAAGGCACAGAGAAATCGGGAACAGAGACATAAAGAGAGAATGAAGCTTGAGACCGAAATGAAGGAGttgaaacagaaaattAAGGAGCTAGAAACGTTACCTGAGCTGCTATCAAAAGAAAGTCCTAGTAATGTCAGAACCAAACAGGATAAAGTtgccaaggagaagaagaagctaGGAACGAAGCACCAACCTGTCGAAGGGTTGCTGGAAGTGAAATTGAGCGACGAACTGAGCGATAGTTTACGCAAACTTAAGCCAGAAGGCAATCTGTTGTACGACCAAATGCGCGCATTACAGTCTTCGGGTAAGGTTGAGGCCAGAAAGCCTGTGAAGCAGAAGCGCAAGTACGCCCCAAAGCTTACTGAAAAGTGGACTTACAAGGATTTTCGCGGATAA
- a CDS encoding Subunit of a heterodimeric peroxisomal ATP-binding cassette transporter complex (Pxa1p-Pxa2p), whose translation MSLDITKASVKQSLSRLLWNNSRALKFLNISLNSKPVLLFLLSISSSSIFMLIYNVVKLINYFKLKSLQRSQLDLSKRNFYKKGSDYRIINVPYKNNNLKVKIDRTNPDKYEHDKLVFKKFLRDTEFSDMTDSVVESKFLKKLYIIWRHVLIPKVLHPNSTILVGQLLCLVARTWMSLLVTRLDGQIVKDLIGLRGKAFLRGIIYWFLFAFPASYINSGIKFLTHRLALNFRTNLVRYCHDLYMDPRMVYYKLQFNQNQSDVYKMDFNYVDQYLTEDIKKFSDSLTSMFLNVGKPTVDLIFFAIYLRDNIGSAGISGILMCYFLTGWFLKRHSPNFSKIWKTKTHLEGIYYNYNLNLINNCEEISFYKGIKIEKSKVHKIFNNLLSHSNLEINAKFHYGLLEEYILRYAWPAFGYFFSSFPILLNYNSADSDSIKGFIVNKRLMLNMADAGSRLMYSIKDISSLSGVTDRIFTLLLNLHQVHDHNFQYGIAYNGFGSQLKLTSFTSRLRVPSSSHIGINGTIQTSYPGLRFEHIPVIVPSAEGINGTKLLSSLNFKINLGETLLILGKNGIGKTSIMRIISELWPLYRGLLSKPAPNEIMYVSQKSYFINGSLRDQIIYPLNHLQMIEKGYTDHQLITYLNEVGLGYLLERFGNLDYHPNETATIMTDELIVNGKSVKIYNSNVGLGDGKKSWHTLLSGGERQKLIMARVLFHQKKFVILDEPTNAISYDYEDAIFEMMKAKKFTFITISHRETLIKYHDYVLRLNDVDNYEFERVDDGLKTFESMDKEIAFLKAELEQMDKAIERKQELLNLLSGPED comes from the coding sequence ATGAGTTTAGATATTACGAAGGCATCGGTGAAGCAGAGCCTGTCAAGGCTTTTGTGGAATAACAGCCGTGCCTTGAAGTTCCTGAACATCAGTTTGAACTCAAAACCGGTGTTGCTCTTCCTGCTatccatctcctccagctctaTTTTCATGCTTATATATAATGTGGTCAAGTTGATCAACTATTTCAAGCTGAAGTCACTTCAAAGGAGTCAGTTGGATCTTTCAAAACGGAACTTTTACAAAAAAGGTTCCGATTATCGGATCATCAACGTTCCTtacaagaacaacaatTTAAAGGTGAAAATAGATCGCACAAATCCAGATAAATATGAACACGACAAACTAGttttcaaaaagttcctTCGCGACACGGAGTTTAGCGATATGACCGACAGCGTGGTCGAGTCCAAGTTCCTCAAAAAGCTATACATTATTTGGCGACATGTTCTTATTCCAAAAGTCTTGCATCCAAATAGCACGATCCTCGTTGGACAGTTACTTTGTCTGGTTGCACGAACCTGGATGAGCTTACTGGTTACAAGGCTAGATGGACAAATAGTGAAAGATCTCATAGGGCTCCGAGGAAAAGCGTTCTTGCGAGGCATCATATACTGGTTCTTGTTTGCATTCCCTGCTTCATACATAAATTCTGGAATCAAGTTTCTAACACACCGTCTTGCTCTCAATTTCCGGACCAATCTTGTCAGATATTGCCATGACTTGTACATGGACCCTAGAATGGTGTATTATAAGCTACAATTCAACCAGAATCAGTCTGATGTTTATAAGATGGATTTCAACTACGTTGATCAATACCTAACGGAAGACATCAAGAAGTTTAGCGACTCGTTGACATCCATGTTCTTAAATGTTGGCAAGCCAACTGTTGatctgattttttttgccatCTATCTACGCGACAACATTGGTAGCGCAGGCATTTCTGGAATTCTGATGTGCTATTTTCTGACCGGATGGTTTTTGAAGCGCCACTCACCCAACTTCAGCAAAATTTGGAAAACAAAGACCCACTTAGAAGGGATATATTACAACTACAATCTGAACCTAATCAATAACTGCGAGGAAATCTCGTTCTATAAAGGAATTAAGATCGAAAAAAGCAAAGTCCACAAAATATTCAACAATCTTCTGTCGCATTCAAATTTGGAGATCAACGCAAAGTTCCACTATGGACTTTTGGAGGAGTATATTCTAAGATATGCTTGGCCCGCCTTTGGCTATTTCTTTTCCAGTTTCCCTATTTTGCTAAACTACAACTCAGCAGACTCAGACAGCATCAAGGGTTTCATTGTGAATAAGAGATTGATGCTAAACATGGCTGATGCTGGATCTCGTTTGATGTATTCTATCAAAGACATCAGTAGCTTGAGTGGAGTAACAGATCGCATTTTCACTTTGCTACTCAATTTGCATCAAGTTCATGATCACAATTTCCAGTATGGAATTGCATATAACGGGTTCGGCTCTCAACTGAAGCTCACATCATTCACTTCGAGATTGCGTGTTCCTTCCAGCTCCCACATTGGAATCAACGGAACAATTCAGACATCGTATCCTGGTCTCCGTTTTGAACACATTCCAGTGATAGTGCCATCTGCAGAAGGAATCAACGGCACCAAATTGTTGAGTAGCTTGAACTTCAAAATAAATCTGGGCGAAACGTTGTTGATTTTGGGCAAAAATGGAATTGGAAAAACATCCATTATGCGTATCATTTCGGAGCTATGGCCGCTATATCGTGGACTTCTGTCAAAACCTGCGCCTAACGAAATAATGTATGTTTCGCAAAAATCTTACTTCATCAATGGTTCCTTGCGAGATCAAATAATATATCCCCTAAACCACTTGCAAATGATTGAAAAGGGATACACAGATCATCAACTGATAACCTATTTGAATGAAGTGGGGCTCGGGTATTTGTTAGAAAGATTCGGAAACCTTGATTACCATCCAAATGAAACTGCAACCATCATGACCGATGAGTTAATCGTCAACGGTAAAAGTGTCAAGATATACAATTCCAATGTCGGCTTAGGAGACGGTAAGAAAAGCTGGCATACATTGCTCAGCGGAGGTGAACGTCAAAAATTGATAATGGCGAGAGTGCTGTTTCATCAAAAGAAGTTCGTGATTCTTGATGAGCCAACAAATGCGATATCCTATGACTATGAGGATGCAATTTTCGAGATGATGAAAGCTAAGAAATTCACTTTCATCACCATCAGCCACCGCGAGACTTTGATCAAGTACCACGATTATGTCCTCCGCCTGAATGACGTTGACAATTATGAGTTCGAAAGGGTAGACGATGGCCTGAAAACATTTGAAAGCATGGACAAAGAGATAGCATTCCTGAAAGCAGAACTTGAGCAAATGGATAAAGCCATAGAGAGGAAACAAGAACTGCTTAATCTATTAAGTGGTCCCGAAGATTAA